A genomic window from Caldicellulosiruptor kronotskyensis 2002 includes:
- a CDS encoding family 43 glycosylhydrolase, with amino-acid sequence MKILRMFKNLIIETIILSMILWVFFSYNASFISAIGGEALRGGTAATNPIILADIPDPDIVRVGKDYYMVSTTMHMTPGVPIMHSTDLVNWRIIGYVYDRLEENDAHNLKNGQNVYGKGQWAPCIRYHNGKFYVIFASLDSGKTYLFSSAKITGAWERVEFHEYLHDPTLLFDDDGKVYIIYGNKEIRIRELTPDLKAFNPLGLNKVIIKSKIEGLEEGSHAYKINGRYYITTIRWEKGKIREECIYRSDRIDGPYEGKVVLSDTMGYKNNGVAQGGLIDTPDGKWFSMLFQDHDAVGRVPVLVPVRWENGWPVFGDENGKVPIRFVKPGRCSFETEIVKSDEFYQEKIETNFRRFEVERNLEITAQEELAVNSDFKRGKVGWKGKDDSKVEVVKEKNRNILHVYSISDQGTGMQQNFTGKIMKGKKYKSTFRVKYTKGAETVEFVLCARLSNGNNEIYKELVRGLVQKNEWTTISGIFEIDQNFDTISLIVKVLFIGNKQEKVTDFYVDFFSVKEVLFTNKEPEQAAPNGSVLGLTWQWNHNPDNTKWSLVERKGFLRLRTCDVVNDIQQARNTLTQRTIGPKCSGWILMDVSNMNDGDVAGLAAFQKEYGFIGVSKQKNKYYIIMVDKGKEIAKENLLQMMVYLKIDFDFEVDRAYFYYSYDGISWTKLGSELEMKYTLPQHFMGYRFAIFNFATKKPGGYVDIDFFKFENKLTGTKTENYLKVYLDQTEIFLDNSSEKKYQVSIYVNSLPKNKKIKQVELLLNHPEWIDVAGIKKENKLLENAIVKVVKREANHTTISISNIKKELIDKDNKWQKIVSIQLKRKIKPSESNKGEISIKSFVLQTEKEKISYGSDAAVTKIEYTAPKVPIGKIPPNANPLISHKFGADPAVLVYNDRVYVYLTNDILEYDADGNIVDNTYSKINKITVISSEDLVNWTDHGEIEVAGPNGVAKWATQSWAPSIAYKKINGKDKFFLYFANNASGIGVLTSDSPIGPWEDPLGRPLISRFTPGVEGVVWLFDPAVLVDDDGKAYIYFGGGVPQGQAEMPNTARVMQLGNDMISVVGSAKTIPAPFMFEDSGINKINGIYYYSYCTNFYGGPRPQGSPPTGVIAYMISKNPMGPWQYKGVILNNPGYFFGVGGNNHHQIFMFKGKWYITYHAQTLAKDMGAAKGYRSPHINEVVIEGDKIREVIADYKGVNQVKLFDPYRLVEAETFAWCAGVSTKKADASNNMCLTDIDDGDWIALSKVDFGNAGAKKFEAIVNNANGESLIEIKLDSLDGRTIAVVEVKHQQEFSSKWTKVETKVEKVTGVHDLYFVFRGKKQNKLFDMDYWRFMK; translated from the coding sequence ATGAAGATTTTGAGGATGTTTAAAAATTTAATTATAGAAACAATCATTTTGAGTATGATACTATGGGTTTTTTTTAGTTATAATGCAAGCTTTATTTCTGCCATAGGAGGAGAAGCATTGAGAGGGGGAACAGCTGCAACAAATCCGATAATTCTTGCTGATATTCCTGATCCTGACATTGTTAGAGTTGGAAAAGACTATTACATGGTCAGCACCACAATGCATATGACACCAGGTGTTCCAATTATGCATTCAACAGATCTTGTGAACTGGAGGATAATTGGCTATGTTTATGACAGGTTAGAAGAAAATGATGCACATAATTTAAAAAATGGTCAAAACGTTTACGGAAAAGGGCAATGGGCACCATGTATAAGATACCATAATGGTAAATTTTATGTAATATTTGCTTCATTAGATTCTGGCAAGACTTACTTGTTTAGCTCAGCGAAAATCACGGGAGCATGGGAGAGGGTGGAATTTCACGAATATCTCCATGATCCAACACTTTTATTTGATGATGATGGGAAAGTCTACATTATATACGGTAATAAAGAAATAAGAATTAGAGAATTAACTCCAGATTTAAAAGCTTTTAATCCACTGGGACTGAACAAGGTAATTATTAAATCTAAAATTGAAGGACTTGAGGAAGGTTCACATGCTTACAAAATAAACGGTAGGTACTACATAACAACAATTCGGTGGGAAAAAGGAAAAATAAGAGAAGAATGTATATACAGATCAGATAGAATTGATGGGCCATATGAAGGGAAAGTTGTACTCAGTGATACCATGGGATACAAGAATAACGGTGTTGCACAGGGAGGACTTATCGATACACCGGATGGAAAATGGTTTTCAATGCTTTTTCAAGACCATGACGCAGTTGGGCGTGTTCCAGTTCTTGTGCCTGTCAGGTGGGAAAATGGATGGCCAGTCTTTGGAGATGAGAATGGTAAAGTTCCGATAAGATTTGTAAAGCCGGGCAGGTGCAGTTTTGAAACTGAAATTGTGAAAAGCGATGAGTTTTACCAAGAAAAAATAGAAACAAATTTCAGAAGATTTGAAGTTGAGAGAAATTTGGAAATTACTGCACAAGAAGAGCTTGCAGTAAACAGCGATTTTAAAAGGGGAAAAGTTGGCTGGAAAGGCAAAGATGATTCAAAGGTGGAAGTTGTGAAAGAAAAAAACAGAAATATTCTTCATGTCTATTCTATTTCAGACCAAGGTACAGGAATGCAACAAAACTTTACTGGTAAAATTATGAAAGGGAAAAAATATAAATCTACTTTTAGAGTTAAATACACAAAAGGTGCTGAAACTGTAGAATTTGTCTTATGTGCAAGACTGTCAAATGGAAATAATGAGATTTACAAAGAGCTTGTAAGGGGATTAGTGCAAAAAAATGAATGGACAACAATATCTGGTATATTTGAAATTGACCAGAATTTTGATACAATATCATTGATAGTAAAAGTTTTATTTATTGGAAATAAACAAGAGAAAGTAACTGACTTTTATGTGGACTTTTTCTCTGTAAAAGAAGTGCTTTTTACAAATAAAGAACCAGAACAAGCAGCACCTAATGGTTCGGTATTAGGCTTGACGTGGCAGTGGAATCATAATCCAGATAATACTAAATGGTCTTTGGTTGAAAGAAAAGGCTTTCTTAGATTGAGGACTTGTGATGTTGTAAATGATATACAACAGGCAAGAAATACGCTGACTCAGCGAACCATAGGGCCAAAATGTTCAGGATGGATACTTATGGATGTAAGTAATATGAATGATGGGGATGTTGCTGGGCTTGCTGCATTTCAAAAAGAGTATGGGTTTATCGGTGTTTCAAAGCAAAAGAACAAATACTACATAATAATGGTTGACAAAGGTAAGGAAATTGCAAAAGAAAATCTTTTACAAATGATGGTATATTTGAAGATTGATTTTGATTTTGAAGTTGACAGAGCATATTTTTACTACAGCTATGATGGAATTAGTTGGACAAAACTTGGTTCTGAACTTGAAATGAAGTATACTTTGCCCCAGCATTTTATGGGATACAGATTTGCAATATTCAACTTTGCGACAAAAAAGCCAGGCGGATATGTTGATATAGATTTCTTTAAGTTTGAGAATAAATTAACAGGCACAAAAACCGAAAATTATTTGAAGGTATATTTGGATCAAACTGAAATTTTTCTTGATAATTCTTCTGAAAAAAAATATCAAGTATCTATTTATGTAAATTCTCTGCCTAAGAATAAAAAAATAAAACAAGTTGAACTTTTGTTGAACCATCCTGAATGGATTGATGTTGCCGGCATAAAAAAAGAAAATAAACTGCTTGAAAATGCAATTGTAAAAGTAGTAAAAAGAGAAGCAAATCATACAACAATTTCAATTTCTAATATAAAAAAAGAGCTTATAGACAAAGATAATAAATGGCAGAAAATAGTAAGTATTCAATTAAAACGAAAAATAAAACCATCAGAGTCAAATAAAGGTGAAATATCAATTAAATCATTTGTTTTACAAACAGAGAAAGAAAAAATTAGTTACGGGAGTGACGCTGCAGTGACAAAGATAGAATACACTGCACCTAAGGTACCAATAGGTAAAATTCCACCTAATGCAAATCCTCTAATTTCACACAAGTTTGGTGCTGACCCCGCTGTTCTTGTTTATAATGATAGGGTATATGTTTATCTTACAAACGACATTTTAGAGTATGACGCAGACGGAAATATTGTGGACAATACCTATAGTAAGATAAATAAAATTACTGTTATTTCTTCTGAAGACCTTGTCAATTGGACAGACCATGGAGAAATTGAAGTTGCAGGACCAAATGGAGTTGCTAAATGGGCAACACAGTCATGGGCACCAAGTATAGCATATAAAAAGATAAATGGCAAAGATAAATTCTTCTTGTACTTTGCAAACAACGCAAGCGGTATAGGTGTATTGACAAGCGACAGTCCAATAGGTCCATGGGAGGATCCTCTTGGAAGACCACTAATTTCAAGATTTACACCAGGAGTTGAAGGTGTTGTTTGGCTATTCGACCCTGCAGTTTTGGTAGACGATGATGGGAAGGCATACATTTACTTTGGTGGTGGAGTTCCGCAAGGACAGGCCGAAATGCCAAACACTGCTCGAGTTATGCAGCTTGGAAATGATATGATAAGTGTTGTAGGAAGTGCAAAGACAATTCCAGCACCATTTATGTTTGAAGATTCTGGTATTAACAAGATAAATGGAATTTACTATTATTCCTACTGCACAAACTTTTATGGTGGACCAAGACCACAGGGAAGTCCTCCCACTGGTGTAATAGCTTATATGATTAGTAAAAATCCTATGGGGCCATGGCAATATAAAGGTGTAATACTCAATAATCCAGGATATTTCTTTGGAGTCGGTGGCAATAATCATCACCAGATTTTTATGTTTAAAGGTAAATGGTATATTACATATCATGCACAAACTCTTGCAAAAGATATGGGTGCAGCTAAAGGATATAGGTCACCGCACATAAACGAGGTTGTTATTGAGGGTGATAAAATCAGAGAGGTTATTGCAGATTATAAGGGTGTCAATCAAGTAAAGCTGTTTGATCCGTACAGGCTGGTTGAAGCTGAGACATTTGCATGGTGTGCAGGTGTGTCCACAAAGAAAGCAGATGCAAGTAACAACATGTGTCTTACTGATATTGATGATGGTGATTGGATAGCCCTTTCAAAAGTAGATTTTGGGAATGCTGGAGCAAAAAAGTTTGAAGCGATTGTGAATAATGCAAATGGTGAAAGCTTAATAGAGATAAAGCTTGATTCTTTAGATGGGAGAACCATCGCAGTTGTGGAAGTCAAACATCAGCAAGAATTTTCATCCAAGTGGACAAAGGTAGAAACAAAGGTTGAAAAAGTAACAGGAGTGCATGATTTGTATTTTGTTTTCAGAGGTAAAAAGCAAAATAAATTGTTTGATATGGATTATTGGAGATTTATGAAGTGA
- a CDS encoding DUF5696 domain-containing protein, producing the protein MFDLKKYKLIRIIGIIFAIIITQILSFQKIYADSEISFQKIATNDRLELYVNKKYGYFKVLDKKTNIVWLSNPENWKEDTVAAGSMKTQLASQLVLKYAFMESYAIQTSNSYVSSAMKRGLKIKPIKNGYIATYSFKKEGFVIPVAVTISNDYLNIEVLVNQIKELKKEKYRLVSIMLLPFFGAASKSDKGYIVVPDGCGAVINFNNKKGEEEYSQRVYGPDYALIREPNTYVTQYARLPVFGMNKNDSGFLAVVTNGDSKAIINAYTSGVRTNFNQVFSEFIIREQDSVTFREKQWNEKTFNIFEENIPNQTKYSIRYYFLDKNKSDYIAMAEKYREYLIKEKGLKKEDQQKLPLYIELYGGMKKTKYIVGLPRNVTIPLTTFDDAIEISKRLKNIGIKDIVVKYTGWYENGVYYNLPISPKPEKVLGGWTGFRKMIDYFNRNNIKAYFDVDFVTFRKGSLFYPLNVVATKSLRKMPAKLIRYSPATCYADDDYPLLFMVSPSYVTKFVDKFIGSKHAEIKNISISTISKMLYSDFGSKQINRLKTEEIFTNLVEKVTKQYNVLLTSPNGYLIPKGNEIIDVPISSSKFAIEDYEIPFYQMVLRGYIPYSTPAINDYTNDWMVLLKTLETGSFLKFTWTARNEDELKETMCDFLYSSNYRMWLNDVKSMYRKIYPVLQQINNKKFLEHKVLKAGLVYVKFDGGVEILLNYTSSDQKVGNTVVKARDFKVIKR; encoded by the coding sequence TTGTTTGATTTAAAAAAGTATAAACTAATCAGAATAATTGGAATAATATTTGCAATAATCATTACACAGATATTAAGTTTTCAAAAGATTTATGCTGACTCTGAAATAAGTTTTCAGAAGATTGCCACCAATGATAGGTTAGAATTGTATGTGAATAAAAAATATGGTTATTTCAAAGTTTTAGACAAGAAAACAAATATTGTATGGTTGAGCAATCCAGAAAATTGGAAAGAAGACACTGTTGCAGCAGGAAGTATGAAAACACAGCTTGCATCTCAACTTGTATTAAAATATGCTTTTATGGAGTCATATGCAATTCAAACGTCAAACAGCTATGTAAGCTCTGCAATGAAAAGAGGTTTGAAAATAAAGCCAATAAAAAATGGATATATAGCCACGTATTCATTCAAAAAAGAGGGTTTTGTGATACCTGTTGCAGTAACAATCTCGAACGACTATCTGAATATTGAAGTGTTAGTCAATCAAATTAAAGAACTTAAAAAAGAAAAGTACCGGCTTGTTTCCATTATGCTCTTGCCATTTTTTGGAGCGGCAAGTAAAAGCGATAAGGGTTATATTGTTGTACCAGACGGTTGTGGAGCTGTGATAAATTTCAACAATAAAAAAGGGGAAGAAGAGTATTCACAGCGAGTATATGGTCCTGATTATGCCTTAATTAGAGAGCCCAACACGTATGTTACGCAGTATGCAAGGTTACCTGTATTTGGAATGAATAAGAATGATTCGGGGTTTTTGGCGGTTGTAACGAATGGAGACTCAAAAGCAATAATAAATGCCTATACTAGTGGCGTTAGAACAAATTTTAATCAAGTTTTCAGCGAATTTATCATAAGAGAACAAGACAGTGTCACATTTAGAGAAAAGCAGTGGAATGAAAAGACGTTTAATATATTTGAAGAGAACATTCCAAATCAAACAAAGTACTCTATCAGATATTATTTCCTTGACAAGAATAAATCAGACTATATTGCGATGGCTGAAAAGTATAGAGAATATCTAATAAAGGAAAAAGGTCTTAAAAAAGAAGACCAGCAGAAATTACCTTTATATATTGAATTATACGGTGGAATGAAGAAAACAAAATATATTGTTGGGCTACCAAGGAATGTAACAATACCATTAACTACATTTGATGATGCTATTGAAATTTCAAAGAGATTGAAAAATATAGGTATTAAAGACATAGTTGTGAAGTATACAGGATGGTATGAAAATGGAGTGTATTATAATCTTCCCATTTCACCAAAACCCGAGAAAGTTCTGGGTGGGTGGACAGGGTTTAGAAAAATGATAGATTACTTCAATAGAAATAACATAAAAGCATATTTTGATGTAGATTTTGTAACATTTAGAAAAGGTTCATTGTTTTATCCTCTGAATGTTGTTGCAACAAAGTCTTTGAGAAAAATGCCAGCAAAACTTATTAGATATTCACCAGCTACATGCTATGCAGATGATGATTATCCTCTACTATTTATGGTATCTCCTTCATACGTGACCAAGTTTGTTGACAAATTTATTGGCTCCAAACATGCAGAGATAAAAAATATATCTATCTCAACAATTTCTAAAATGTTATATTCAGACTTTGGTTCAAAACAAATAAACAGGTTAAAAACAGAAGAGATTTTTACTAATTTGGTAGAGAAGGTGACAAAGCAGTATAATGTTTTATTAACAAGTCCAAACGGCTATTTAATACCTAAGGGAAATGAAATAATTGATGTACCTATTTCAAGCAGCAAATTTGCAATTGAGGACTATGAAATACCATTTTACCAGATGGTGCTAAGAGGATATATTCCTTATTCTACACCAGCAATAAACGATTATACTAATGATTGGATGGTGTTATTGAAAACATTGGAAACAGGATCATTCTTAAAGTTTACATGGACCGCGAGAAATGAGGATGAATTGAAGGAAACAATGTGTGATTTTCTCTACTCATCAAATTATAGGATGTGGTTAAATGATGTAAAGAGTATGTATAGAAAAATTTATCCTGTATTGCAACAAATAAATAATAAAAAATTCTTAGAGCATAAGGTATTAAAGGCGGGACTTGTGTATGTTAAGTTTGATGGTGGAGTGGAGATATTGTTAAATTATACTTCATCTGACCAAAAGGTTGGAAATACTGTTGTAAAAGCAAGAGATTTTAAAGTTATTAAGAGGTGA
- a CDS encoding carbohydrate ABC transporter permease has translation MQRTNLFKIFPKRKLTLRQKEALYGRLFILPWLIGLVIFFIIPFINSIYYTFHKIRLGDSGLEFEFIGWENYIYAFTKDPDYLKNLTSSITNMLYEVPIVIIFSVFVAYLLKDDFKGRTFARTIFFFPVIIASGVVITVLKENVLGSNTSSMVASSTTIFKAENLRAVMINAGVPRWFSMYIVDIVNKIFDLTWRSGVQILLILAALHNIPKSFYEVAIIEGATEWEKFWKITFPMISPTILVAVIYSIIDYFTDYGNQVMRMVVNQANNGKFEYSTTLAITYFLVVMIIILIVNRIIGKRVVYLT, from the coding sequence ATGCAAAGAACTAATTTATTTAAAATATTTCCAAAAAGAAAACTTACTCTTAGGCAAAAAGAAGCGTTATACGGCAGATTATTTATCCTGCCATGGCTAATTGGACTTGTTATATTCTTTATAATTCCTTTTATAAATTCCATATATTACACATTTCACAAAATAAGATTAGGCGACAGTGGTTTGGAGTTTGAATTTATTGGATGGGAAAATTATATATATGCGTTTACAAAGGATCCCGATTATTTAAAAAATTTGACATCGTCTATAACAAATATGCTGTATGAAGTTCCTATAGTAATAATTTTCAGTGTTTTTGTTGCATATTTGTTAAAAGATGATTTCAAGGGAAGAACCTTTGCCAGAACTATATTTTTCTTTCCGGTAATTATAGCATCAGGGGTTGTTATAACGGTATTGAAAGAAAATGTCCTTGGAAGCAACACATCAAGTATGGTTGCTTCATCTACAACAATTTTTAAGGCTGAGAATTTGAGAGCGGTTATGATAAACGCAGGTGTACCAAGATGGTTCAGTATGTATATTGTCGACATAGTAAATAAGATATTTGACCTGACATGGAGGTCTGGGGTTCAGATACTTTTGATACTTGCAGCGCTACACAACATTCCAAAAAGTTTTTATGAAGTTGCAATAATTGAAGGTGCGACAGAATGGGAGAAGTTCTGGAAGATAACTTTTCCAATGATTTCGCCCACAATACTTGTTGCAGTCATATATTCAATAATTGATTATTTTACTGACTATGGCAACCAAGTAATGAGAATGGTTGTAAATCAGGCTAATAACGGGAAGTTTGAATATAGTACAACTTTAGCGATAACCTATTTCTTAGTGGTTATGATAATAATTTTAATTGTAAACAGAATAATTGGTAAAAGGGTTGTTTACTTAACTTAA
- a CDS encoding carbohydrate ABC transporter permease, with protein sequence MKVARAIKINYTFEKFRITDVSKLVFKKNLFIVLKKLFLYTFIICMSYILLYPILFLISNALRAKEDLFDPSVIWIPKHITFKNFEYANMLLSYPLAIKNTLIILIPSVIIQTFICMMVGYGFARFRFAERELLFGILLFTIIVPMQTIIVPLYMKFRYFDFLYIGKLIGIFTGKPMTINLLDTPWPFYILNFFGMGIRSSLYIFVFRQFFRNMPVELEEAAKIDGCGPFSTFLRIMVPNATGAIITILLFTIVWHWNDYYVSAMFCNENLPVSVMLTALNNRMSMIQDAYGFSSDDIYLIGSNVLEAGCLMVILPLIIVYIIGQRYFTESIERTGIVG encoded by the coding sequence ATGAAAGTTGCAAGAGCAATTAAGATCAACTATACCTTTGAAAAGTTTAGAATTACAGATGTTTCAAAGCTAGTATTCAAAAAAAATCTATTTATAGTTTTAAAGAAGCTATTTCTGTACACATTCATAATATGCATGAGCTATATACTATTGTATCCAATACTATTTCTAATAAGTAATGCACTAAGGGCAAAAGAGGATTTGTTTGACCCAAGCGTTATTTGGATACCGAAGCATATAACTTTTAAAAATTTTGAATATGCCAATATGCTTTTATCATACCCATTGGCAATAAAAAATACGTTAATTATCCTAATTCCATCGGTTATTATTCAGACATTCATATGCATGATGGTCGGGTATGGTTTTGCTAGGTTTAGATTTGCAGAAAGAGAGTTATTATTCGGGATATTGCTTTTTACAATTATTGTTCCAATGCAAACAATAATAGTCCCACTTTATATGAAATTTAGATATTTTGATTTTCTTTACATTGGCAAACTTATAGGAATTTTTACTGGCAAACCAATGACAATAAATTTACTTGATACACCTTGGCCATTTTATATACTGAATTTTTTCGGGATGGGAATAAGGTCAAGTTTGTACATCTTTGTTTTCAGGCAATTCTTTAGAAATATGCCAGTTGAATTGGAAGAAGCAGCAAAGATTGACGGATGCGGACCATTTTCAACATTTTTGAGAATAATGGTTCCTAACGCGACAGGAGCAATAATAACAATTTTGCTCTTTACAATAGTATGGCACTGGAACGACTATTATGTTTCGGCTATGTTCTGTAATGAGAATCTGCCTGTATCAGTAATGTTAACCGCACTCAACAACAGGATGAGCATGATTCAGGATGCATATGGTTTTTCATCAGATGATATTTACCTGATTGGTTCTAATGTACTTGAAGCAGGGTGTTTGATGGTAATTTTACCACTGATTATTGTGTATATCATTGGACAGAGATATTTTACTGAAAGTATTGAACGTACAGGTATAGTTGGTTAA
- a CDS encoding ABC transporter substrate-binding protein, protein MVRPKIVKRIISVLVAICMLASVALIVGKSPQRVQASSKLGDISFLRPGFSKESLKSTDIFNKAVAKAIEDYQKKYGGKVNIVYSDWNNWQTKIIARMAAGDPIDVIFGGTGTFPAFYNRGLVQPLDKYVDLKAPYINKRAMDYAFKYNGHYYLASQKGSNVPWLVIYNKDLMLEEGIDEEEMPLALYKKGRWNWDTFAALAKKLTADTNKDGKIDRYGVNFWAATAIVYANGTQFVKVDSSGKGKVNFDNPALQRALNFYKKGAKEGWLARDWDITVSGLKKRQTVMLVAPQYKFDQDKREVEDELEAAPLPLGPDNKSGLYPFDADGYGIMKGSKNPVGAGKFINLLLESVQKNHDDVNAKNRPKYLVDFVNKLAEKSFYPGLGESMLGMPHWDIFGRVDSSDSVAAALSSLRPQVEKNVKEASAGAINAVYKPFKPFTINFEDGKLDTFKVLDTSKKTVKLSIASGKEAIKGKSLKVTWDQGKDGGEIYVVTAPEKVKIYGWHDYTVSFDVKVLKAPKAGKTTVVCSILNDTKPNATSYGSITKTIDKGQTVYHVEGNITNIPDNSDKMCLRIGVQEGVDFVIDNIKVVELE, encoded by the coding sequence ATGGTAAGACCAAAGATTGTTAAAAGAATTATTTCGGTTTTAGTAGCTATTTGTATGCTTGCTTCAGTTGCTTTGATTGTGGGCAAGTCTCCACAAAGAGTTCAAGCGTCATCAAAACTTGGTGACATTTCATTCTTAAGACCTGGTTTTTCTAAAGAGAGTTTAAAAAGTACTGACATTTTCAACAAAGCAGTTGCAAAGGCAATTGAAGACTATCAGAAAAAATATGGTGGAAAAGTAAACATAGTATATTCTGACTGGAACAACTGGCAAACAAAGATAATTGCAAGGATGGCTGCAGGTGATCCAATTGATGTTATTTTTGGAGGAACCGGGACATTTCCGGCATTTTACAACAGAGGGCTTGTACAACCACTTGATAAGTATGTTGATTTGAAAGCTCCATATATAAACAAAAGAGCAATGGACTATGCATTCAAGTACAATGGTCACTACTATTTAGCAAGCCAGAAAGGTTCGAATGTTCCATGGCTGGTTATATATAACAAAGACTTAATGTTAGAAGAAGGTATTGATGAAGAAGAAATGCCACTTGCTCTTTATAAGAAGGGAAGATGGAACTGGGATACATTTGCCGCACTTGCTAAGAAGCTGACAGCTGATACAAATAAAGATGGAAAGATTGATAGGTATGGTGTAAACTTCTGGGCAGCAACAGCTATTGTATACGCAAACGGCACACAGTTTGTTAAGGTTGATTCATCTGGTAAAGGCAAGGTAAACTTTGATAATCCAGCGCTTCAGAGAGCATTGAACTTCTACAAAAAGGGTGCAAAAGAAGGCTGGCTTGCTAGAGACTGGGATATAACAGTTTCTGGTTTGAAGAAGAGACAGACTGTAATGCTTGTTGCACCACAATATAAATTTGATCAGGACAAGAGAGAGGTTGAAGATGAGCTTGAAGCTGCTCCATTGCCACTTGGACCAGACAACAAGTCAGGGCTTTATCCATTCGATGCAGACGGGTATGGCATTATGAAGGGTTCAAAGAATCCAGTTGGTGCTGGAAAGTTTATTAACCTGTTATTAGAAAGCGTCCAAAAGAATCATGATGATGTCAATGCAAAAAATAGACCAAAATACTTAGTAGATTTTGTTAATAAGCTTGCAGAAAAATCTTTCTATCCAGGCTTAGGAGAGTCAATGCTTGGTATGCCACACTGGGATATATTCGGAAGAGTTGACAGTTCTGACTCTGTTGCAGCTGCATTGTCAAGTTTGAGACCTCAAGTTGAAAAGAACGTCAAAGAAGCTTCAGCTGGTGCTATTAATGCAGTTTACAAACCATTCAAGCCATTTACAATTAACTTTGAGGATGGAAAATTAGATACATTCAAAGTTTTAGATACATCAAAGAAGACAGTTAAACTTTCAATTGCTTCAGGTAAAGAAGCTATAAAAGGAAAATCCTTGAAGGTAACTTGGGACCAAGGAAAAGACGGTGGCGAGATTTATGTAGTAACAGCACCAGAAAAGGTTAAGATATACGGGTGGCATGACTATACTGTAAGCTTTGATGTCAAAGTCTTGAAAGCACCAAAAGCTGGCAAGACGACAGTTGTATGTTCAATCCTCAATGATACAAAACCAAATGCAACATCTTATGGCAGCATTACAAAGACAATTGATAAAGGTCAGACTGTCTACCATGTAGAAGGTAATATTACAAATATTCCAGATAACTCTGACAAGATGTGCTTGAGAATTGGCGTTCAAGAAGGAGTAGACTTTGTAATTGATAATATTAAGGTTGTAGAACTTGAATAA